A single window of Chloroflexota bacterium DNA harbors:
- a CDS encoding DUF2791 family P-loop domain-containing protein — translation MASEGMAGDGGLGEGMMPSELPPVEQSGLRVQARRAIEALRAGVPNHDAVLALGGGQPQIEARFRQKLEEADDDVERSTQTSGLIVAGDFGSGKSHLLVALEQLALRENFVCSTVSVSKEIPLHDPDKLYRAAIRSARLPDRRGNALAELAFKLNFDSLPYEELVEWSSSSASHIATRFPASLLVFQRTHDEETKDRIISFWGGDPLNTSQLRRWLRDQGEAGTFPLEHVPQRELPLQHFQFTSRLISAAGYAGWVLLVDELELIAQYSAKARAQAYHALARWSGRLKDLQCPGLLTVFTITRDFTTLVLHQRNDVERIPDRLRSSPREADRVLSVGAELGMRAIERDRIALTPPDAEALDRLQEQLQEIHGAAYDWRPPTLPPGERATSTSMRQYVRRWINEWDLLRLDPEYRPSTVAGELVFDYDEDADLEQPPEHLEQPPEDDA, via the coding sequence ATGGCGAGTGAGGGCATGGCGGGTGACGGCGGCCTGGGCGAGGGCATGATGCCGAGCGAGCTGCCGCCCGTCGAGCAGAGCGGCCTGCGCGTCCAGGCGCGGCGGGCCATCGAGGCGTTACGGGCCGGCGTTCCCAACCACGATGCCGTGCTGGCGCTCGGCGGCGGCCAGCCACAGATCGAGGCCCGCTTCCGCCAGAAGCTCGAAGAGGCCGACGACGACGTCGAGCGGAGCACGCAGACCTCGGGGCTGATCGTGGCGGGCGACTTTGGCAGCGGCAAGTCCCACCTGCTGGTGGCGCTGGAGCAGCTCGCCCTCCGCGAGAACTTCGTGTGCAGCACCGTCTCGGTCAGCAAGGAGATCCCGCTGCACGATCCGGACAAGCTGTACCGTGCAGCGATCCGCTCGGCGCGCCTGCCGGACCGGCGCGGCAACGCCCTCGCGGAGCTGGCGTTCAAGCTGAACTTTGACTCGCTGCCGTATGAAGAGCTGGTCGAGTGGTCGTCCAGCTCGGCCAGCCACATCGCGACGCGGTTCCCGGCCTCGCTGCTGGTGTTCCAGCGCACCCACGACGAGGAGACGAAGGATCGCATCATCTCGTTCTGGGGCGGCGATCCGCTGAACACGTCGCAGCTTCGGCGCTGGCTGCGGGACCAGGGTGAGGCCGGCACGTTCCCCCTGGAGCACGTGCCCCAGCGCGAGCTGCCGCTTCAGCACTTCCAGTTCACCAGTCGGCTCATCTCGGCGGCCGGCTACGCCGGCTGGGTGCTGCTGGTGGACGAGTTGGAGCTGATCGCACAGTACTCGGCGAAGGCGCGGGCGCAGGCGTACCATGCGCTGGCCCGCTGGAGCGGACGGCTCAAGGATCTGCAGTGCCCGGGCCTGCTGACCGTGTTCACCATCACCCGGGATTTCACGACGCTGGTGCTCCACCAGCGCAACGACGTCGAGCGCATTCCTGACCGGCTGCGAAGCTCGCCGCGCGAGGCGGACCGCGTGCTCTCGGTTGGGGCCGAGCTAGGGATGCGGGCCATCGAACGGGACCGGATCGCGCTGACGCCGCCGGACGCCGAGGCGCTCGACCGGCTCCAGGAGCAGCTTCAGGAGATCCACGGCGCGGCCTACGACTGGCGCCCGCCGACGCTGCCGCCCGGCGAGCGCGCGACCTCGACGAGTATGCGCCAGTACGTGCGCCGCTGGATCAACGAGTGGGACTTGCTGCGGCTGGACCCGGAGTATCGGCCCTCGACGGTGGCAGGCGAGCTGGTCTTCGACTACGACGAGGACGCCGACCTGGAGCAGCCCCCGGAACACCTGGAGCAGCCCCCGGAAGACGACGCCTGA
- a CDS encoding DUF2791 family P-loop domain-containing protein: MEIRATDWLSVMRREYLDDFIRSGGAAVKVAVTPDDFSRRRLRDTLSEQAEAAGFRVAVVNAAATKVQLIDRVFHSVAAQMPWETMARAFLAQSILRAGRRLPDDPDDLSLTALAAANDVPARHLHTSVADALWRELYRDYRMSQEFRLAMVRLCRAQLDPDDEPAVTEATLLWLRGELRRISELKRALIFQKVARHNARHLLASLAHWVRLTGSAGLVLVLDIARCAQPAPPRDERDGSLYYSRAATFDAYEMLRQLIDGTDDVEGLFVVALAGPEFTTDPKRSYVQYPALQYRLADEVHDRYRPNPLAALVRIGDGE; this comes from the coding sequence GTGGAGATCCGAGCGACAGACTGGCTGAGCGTCATGCGGCGCGAGTACCTGGATGATTTCATCCGGTCCGGCGGCGCGGCGGTCAAGGTGGCCGTCACGCCAGATGACTTCTCTCGCCGCCGCCTGCGAGACACGCTCAGCGAGCAGGCCGAGGCAGCCGGCTTCCGGGTGGCGGTCGTCAACGCCGCCGCCACGAAAGTGCAGCTGATCGACCGGGTCTTCCACAGCGTCGCGGCGCAGATGCCCTGGGAGACCATGGCGCGGGCGTTCCTGGCCCAGAGCATTCTGCGCGCTGGCCGCCGGCTCCCCGACGATCCCGATGACCTCTCCCTGACGGCGCTGGCGGCGGCCAACGACGTGCCGGCCCGTCACCTGCACACCAGCGTCGCCGATGCGCTCTGGCGCGAACTGTACCGCGACTATCGCATGAGCCAGGAGTTCCGGCTGGCGATGGTCCGCCTCTGCCGTGCCCAGCTCGATCCGGACGACGAGCCGGCCGTCACCGAGGCGACGCTGCTCTGGCTGCGCGGCGAGCTACGGCGCATCTCTGAGCTGAAGCGCGCGCTCATCTTCCAGAAAGTCGCGCGTCACAACGCCCGCCACCTGCTGGCCTCGCTGGCGCACTGGGTCCGGCTGACCGGCTCGGCAGGATTGGTGCTGGTGCTGGACATCGCCCGGTGCGCCCAGCCGGCCCCGCCCCGCGACGAGCGCGACGGCAGCCTCTACTACAGCCGCGCCGCGACCTTTGACGCCTACGAGATGCTGCGCCAGTTGATCGACGGAACCGACGATGTCGAAGGGTTGTTCGTGGTGGCCCTGGCCGGCCCGGAGTTCACGACCGACCCGAAGCGCAGCTACGTCCAGTACCCGGCCTTGCAGTACCGGCTGGCCGACGAAGTCCACGACCGCTACCGGCCGAATCCGCTGGCGGCGCTGGTGAGGATCGGCGATGGCGAGTGA